In Thermanaerovibrio velox DSM 12556, the genomic stretch AGCTCTCCCGGTGGCTATTCATGGCGGCGGCGAGGGACGAGAATATCTGTTCCCTGGAGAAGTGGGCGGGGAAGTAGAGGGCCGCCGCATCGTCATGTCCACCCCCCCGGACCTTTCTCCCGTCCTTTAGGAGGGCCACCATCCGCCCCGCCAGGCCGGAACGGCTTCTCATGGACACCGCCCAGTCTCCCCCCTGCCGGCGGGCCAGCACCGCCACCACCTCCGGCGGGTTGTCCATCCGGTCCAGGACCAGGCCGCAGAAGTCCGAGACGTCCCCAAACTCCAGGATCCCATCGTCCAACATGGCAAGATCGCCCCGGCGATCCAGGCTGGAGATGGCCCGCTTGAACCTCTCGTCCTGGGATGTCACGAACTCCCTGGCGGCCCTCTCCTCCCCCGCATCCATCACGTGGGAGCGGTTAACCGAGAGCCTCATGAGGGCCCCATGGGGGCCTAACAGGGTTACCAGCGCCTGCCAAAGCCTTGACTCCGGACGTTCCCCAAGCCACAAGTCCCGATCGTTGGCCGTCTCCACCAGTTCCCTCATTTCCGCAAGGGCCTCCACGTCCGCCTCTTCCCCATGGCCGGAGGATAGAAGCCAAGAGTAGTACACCTTGGCGGCACACATGGAGGTGTCAACCTTGAGCCAGCTCCGGTTCCCGTACTTCTCCATGGTGCTCTTATGGTGGTCGAAGAACAGGGGTCGCCTGAGTTCCACCCCGTCGAAGGCCCGGTCCAGCATGTCCAC encodes the following:
- a CDS encoding DHH family phosphoesterase, with product MEEGILHVISHTDLDGITAAAVAWHANRRSRWPIKVTLCGYGEVDSLVAYGLSKGEDLLVLDLFCQRQETVDMLDRAFDGVELRRPLFFDHHKSTMEKYGNRSWLKVDTSMCAAKVYYSWLLSSGHGEEADVEALAEMRELVETANDRDLWLGERPESRLWQALVTLLGPHGALMRLSVNRSHVMDAGEERAAREFVTSQDERFKRAISSLDRRGDLAMLDDGILEFGDVSDFCGLVLDRMDNPPEVVAVLARRQGGDWAVSMRSRSGLAGRMVALLKDGRKVRGGGHDDAAALYFPAHFSREQIFSSLAAAMNSHRESSMGVGMTIGDILKGKLGQDG